In Salvelinus alpinus chromosome 19, SLU_Salpinus.1, whole genome shotgun sequence, the genomic stretch CTTAGACTAGCTAGCTACTTTTGAAGtgaagctagctagcagctaaaAGAGTCTATAAGAAACATTTGTCTCTGGGTGCTCTGGAGCCAAAAGGTGTCCCCCAATGGACAGAAATATTGTCCAGAAAGTATCTAATTGGACAGAAAGCTACACATCTGAACTCCCTACACTCATTACCAGCAGTCAAGGCAAACCTGAGTCAAGGGATGCTTGACTTCAACGGCGATTGGCTGAAACGGACAAATCTCTGACCGTCAATTAACAGCTACACCATTTCACAGTCAGCAGCAGCTACCAAAACAGACTCGGTGTCGGAGAGCCAGGTAAGCATCAAGTAGGCTAACCAACTTAAAACTTTAAGTAGGAGCCCCTTGCTTCATACCCTGTCCTAATTCCTTGTGCGATCTCTGTCTGGAAAATGAATGACTACCTttatctctctacccatctcaGAAAGGTACATGTTGGACTATAGGAAGAAGATTCTAGCCATCCGCTCCAAGGAGAATACTGTAAGGTACCCTGAGAGTGTCTGACAGCTTAACAAAACCTCAATACCCTCCAACTGCGTGGTCTTCCATTGAGAGAGATAGACTTTCTCACTCTCACCAAGGTAGCAAGTTGCAGATGCACATTCACCTGAACCAACCTAAGGTGCCGCAGTGCACCCACTAACACTCCTTTGTTGTTACTCACCAGGGTTTAGCCAAAAGTGTCTCTTTGGAAAATATCTACTTGGCTCACTGTGTTAAGGCTACATCAACATGTTTACATGATCTGTTTGTGTTCTCTCTAATTTGTGTTTTCTAATGTTCAGCTATCTGCCAGAGCTCTGTTTCCCTCTAATGGTGATGGCGAGTATGACATACTCAGAGAAGATCTGTATTGAAGTCATTACACATTCAACAATTGCATGGGCAGAATCATGCATCCTTATTGTGTGGTatttggggttgtgtgtgtgagctccCGTTGACTGACCTCTCCCCTGCACTGCAGCATCAAGCCATGCGTAGGCACAGTGCAGCCTAGGCCGCGTCTCGGAGGTACCGAAGGCCTGAATTTGAGGGCATGGGAGGCCTCCACTGGGTCACTCAACTGCAACACCCTGGTGGGAGACAAAGTGGCGGCCGGCCCTTGCACAGGAGCTTGCTGAGGACCTCTGGGTCAAAGGTTAGGGGACACATTCAGTCTCTCACTGACCCTCTTTCAAGTCAGTTATTCGGGATCTTTCCTTGAGCTTGAATCCAGGGtcttgttcattagggcacaccgtatCAAAACTTATTTATTATTGGTGGTATTGACTAGTTTGGAATTGTTTTCCTAGACGTGGATCTGCAGAAGTGTGGGTTGTCCAACGAGAGGGCACTGTCTCTGCTGGAGGCTCTGAAGTCCAACTCCACTCTCTGTGTCCTTGACATCAGGTGGAACCGCTTAATGGGTAAGTTTCAACTTCCATTGCTCTGAGTGGAGGGGATTGTTTCACTCACGGCACCTGTCAAAACTTATCTTCTGGTAGTAGACATATCAGAATAATTATGTCTAATAGGCTTGCTGCAATGTTCTTTGATAGTTTGTATTAGGCCTAATATGAGGCCTTCTTCCCCATCTCCTCACACAGACAACGAGCTGGTGAAGATTGTGATCGAAAGAGTTCTCATAAACG encodes the following:
- the LOC139545696 gene encoding centrosomal protein of 78 kDa-like — its product is MGGLHWVTQLQHPGGRQSGGRPLHRSLLRTSGSKKCGLSNERALSLLEALKSNSTLCVLDIRWNRLMDNELVKIVIERVLINANGQSSQYSWIKPSALKDQSSGVSQQPRPRASRCIPLRTAKRTGRQR